The genomic interval ACGGGAATGAAGTGTCTGGTCGCGTAAAGTTCAACCACTGCGCCGAAACCATGCAGCAACCGCTTGCCCTTACCTGTGCCAATCAGCACCTCATGCACAATCAAGTCTGGTACAGGTTGGGCTTCGAGAGCGCGATGGAGTTTCATTAGACTGATGCCCGGTCTATCTTTGGCATTGCGCGTGCAATCAATCAGGCCTAGTCTTGGCCTGTTCCCGTAGTTGCGCGCGAACGCCCCGCGCTTTCCGATGTCAAGCGCAAGCACCTTCATTGATTCGCCGCGGCGTGGAATGTCTTGAGTCCGTCTTCAGTCAATCGTATTGTCCGGCCAACATGGTAAGTGCGGGTAAGTAGGCCCTGGTCTTTCAGAGCTTCAACAATGTACGTCACGCCGTTAGTGGAGCTCGTACCAATGGCGGCACCGATTTCGCGTGTGGTAGGGCTGTATCCGTGATCAGCAATGTATCTTCCCACGAATATCAGGGCTTTCAATTGCTTATCTGTAAGACTTTTTTGACGTGGCATTCTTAGGCTTAGGTGTTGCTATGGTGAATTCGCGAGCAGAATGAGGCATTAAATGAACATCTATTAAGTTGAGAGTAATCAGAGTATTCAGTCTTGCATAGAGGTCGGCGCTTGTCATCCGCAAATCCGCGAGCATATCCACGTAGTTCGCGCGTCCCTTCGCTCTGATGTAATCGAGTACAGGGTCGGTCATACCTGCGCGAACATCTGTGCTTGACCGCGTGAATCAAACACCGGTTGCTTCATTTGTTGTTCCAAATCCCAAAGGTGGTTAAGCATATCCTTTGCACGTTCTGCTTCAGCCTCAGCGTGCGCTTTCATCTTGTTCGCAGCATGTTCAAGCAACTGAATATCACGCTCGGAAGCCCGAGGAATCCAATAGCCACGGCGCCCAGGTCCGGAAACGACAAGCCGCCCCTGCTGCTTCAGCTCGGCGTTGAGAATCTGAATCTCGTCCTGGATGTCCCGGACGTGAATCTTCTTCTGCAACTGCTCGAAGAGCAGCTCCTGAATCTGCTCGCGCGAAAGTGGCTCACTGCTGTCACGTGACTCCAGATAACGCAAGATATGCTCACCGATCGAAGTCATTAGTCGAAATGGACTTCGCCGAACCGTTTCTTCTGCCTGCTAATCCACGTTAGCCGCCTGTGCATGTACCACGTGTATCTACGGGCCTGCCAGAGCGCGAATTGCTTGCGCCGACCTTCCGGAACTGGCAGGGCGTGGATACGCCTCATCTTTCGCGCAACGCTAAGATTCCCATCACCGCGTAAAGTCAGGATTCCCGCGAACGGCCAGTTTTCTTCAATAATCGGTCGAGCCTTGTCAAGCAGTTCATGGGGAATGCAGAATACAAAGTAGTTAGCGACCGAGCCATCGGCTTGCCTTCGAGCATTCTGCCAATGGCGGTGCTTGCTCTTCTTGATTTCTGCGCGGAGGTCGCTGATGCTGACCTTGATTTCGCAGTCTATTCCCATGCCGTTGGCATTCAGAAAATACACGTCCGTCAAGCACGACCCCATTTGACATTCGTCAATCACGATTAGTGGCCTGTAATTCCGCGCCGCGTAATAGAACAACGCCGCACGAATCTTCACGGTCTTCTGCGCGTCACTATCCGGTGCGCGATCAACGAGTGGCATGGGCTTCGTCACAGTTGCTCCTCGATCATTTCTTTAATCACGTCTGCATGACAGGCCAAAGGTGCGCAATGGCAAATAAGTACCACGTCATGCGTGCGCGCCGTGTTCAGGATTTGCTCAAACACACGCTGCACCTTTTCGTCCATCTGAAGCGAGTGCTCCAGCCAGTAGCGGTAGTAGTGAATTGCGCGTTCACGGTTCGGGCCACGAAACGGGTTGCCAAGCGTGCAAGTTTCCGCAGCCGCAGATTTCCCGCGTCCGACGTAGAAGCCGACCTTGCCTTTGCGTTTAGCGTCATACAAGGTGTAGGGATGTCTAACTACCGTAATCACGGTTTCTCCGTGCAGCGCAGCAGTGCGAGCTCATGTTGTAGCTGCGCAAGGTTATTACTCAGCTTCGATACCTGCTCTCGATAACTCAAGACCGACTTTGTCGATTCAGCTTGCATCTCGCTGTGACGCCGCTCCAAAAACTCTATATATGTTTCACCGCCCTTTTGAACGGCAATCTCGCCGGCTTTTGCAAATACACAAACTGCAGCGATGTCGAGCAGCTCCTCAATGACGTTCGTAAGATTTCCTAAATCTGATTCACGCTCAACCTCACGAAGTTCAGCGCGGACACGTCCAATAATCTCATGGTCATTCAGAAAGGCACCGCGCCCATGCTTTTCGACCGCATGATACAACCGTTGTGTCAGTGATGAAACTGCCAAACTAATTGAGTGGTCGTCAACTTCGATTCGTCCGGGACTTGTTCGCTCTGGCCACATTACAGAGCCTCACGCTTGATTCGGTGCTTCAGCATCTTATCTTCTATCCAGCAAATCGCATAACCGAAGCAGAAATAGATTGCGAATGCGGCCACTGCTGTGACGGCAAGCCACAACAGGGCTTCGCTTGCCGCGTTGCTCGACTGTGGCACGAGTTGAGTGATAGCTTCGTGTTTGGTCATTGCTTGCCAGCATGGTTAACCATGAAATCAATGATGTACGACAGACAAGTTGCGTCAAAAACAGCGTCTTCTTCTGGCGCAAATGTGTAAGTTTTCCAGCGCGGATAGAACTCGATCAATCCAAGCAAGCTGTCACCTTTGTTTGAATGCACGCCATAGACAATCTTGCCGTCAACTTCATTGAAAGGTGTGACTGTAATGTGTGCATACTTCTTCTCGCTCATGTTATAGCCTTCCGTATACTGAAATGTTAGAGATTGCGCTATGGCGTGTTTTGCCGAGGGTAGAGTTCGCCGCGAACTATTAAGAATTGCTGAATAGTTCAACGGCTTTCACTCCGCCCGTGGGTGCCGTCACGGGCTATATTTGTAGCCAACGCTGACCTGGGTGCAACCTCCGGATCCGTCTATATGACAGAGCGTGGTCAGCGTTGGCGTTTGTGGCCGAATCGGATTTGCACCCGTTGCATTGGTGATGACTCTCCCCGCACCGCACTACGCTTCTGGCAATCTGCCGCAGACTTACTTGTTCTATCCGTCTGCGAGGGAGTCAACCGGCATTCTTTGCGCTCCGATTCGAGCCTACGGCTTTTTGTATAGCGGTCTATAGTTCCGCTGCGGACGGCATTCTACTCATTGTCCTGCTTCTGACGCAGTTCATCGCGGGCACGACCAAGCGCAGCCTTGATAACGTCGTCAGGGGCTTTGAAGAGGTCTGCAATACTTGTGGCCTCGTCATTTGTCCAACGGCCAGCCGCTTGATTGCGCTGAAGCCCAGCTGTGATACCGAGATCCTTCATTGTCTTGCCGATCTCGTTGATCATGTCCTCACGACTCAGTTGGGAATCGCTAAGAGGCAATTCGCCGCCGCTATTCGTAGTCGAGGCGGATTCATTTTCAGGAGCTTGCGCGGTCGGTGTTGAAGCTTGCGAAGTGGGTACAGGATCAGCCGTATCTTTCGGCGCGAATATCACTGATACCTTTTCGCGGCCTTCCTTCAACGCATTGTAAACGCCTTTTAGCTCAATCATGTCTGCCGCCACCCAGCTTGCAGACGGCTTTTCGACATATTCCGCGAGCATCTCTTCTGTCACACCCCACTTGTCCTGAAAGGCGTGAATTGTTGCGGCAATCGCCTTTTTGAGCTTCTCGCCGGTAAGGCCATCAGCCAAAGCATTGCGCCCTGCTTCAATCATTCGCGCATGCAACCATCCGGGTGTTGCTGCCAGAATCGCGTTGCGTACCGCCTTTGAGA from bacterium carries:
- a CDS encoding DUF4326 domain-containing protein encodes the protein MITVVRHPYTLYDAKRKGKVGFYVGRGKSAAAETCTLGNPFRGPNRERAIHYYRYWLEHSLQMDEKVQRVFEQILNTARTHDVVLICHCAPLACHADVIKEMIEEQL